The window atataaaaaaaaaaagcaaaagcatAATTGATTAACATATTAAGAAGGTAaatcattttttattaaaaatgacACTGAAACCTAGATTTCACTTGAGAACTCATTGCCCCACCAAAGATACTTCCCAGAATAAGATCACCAATCCATGGATTCAACTACTATAAACAGAAATCTGATTGCAAACTGATCATTACAATCTGATAAACCATTGAACATTTCATGGCCTAAATCCATCTCAAATGATCTTATCCTATAAAAAAAGATCAAGGttgaccaaaaattcaaattcgaATATTGCACTAATATCCATGACTCTGGCTATTGTCCTAAACTCACGtccgatatatatgtatatatatatgtatatatatatatatatgtatatatatatatacatatataaatatacatatatatatgtatatatatatatatatatacatatataaatatacatatatatatgtatatatatatatatatacatatataaatatacatatatgtatatatatatatataatgacgaTCGACACAGCACCTTACACCCCCACGTTGTTCTCGGTCTCTGTCTGAATCTAAATTCCACTGAAACCCGAACATCTTTCAAGGAAATCAGTAAAACCACCAGTAAAATAGCAATCAGCTTCATCCTATCAACAATTCAACTATCAGGCAATCATACAAACACAGATAATAAGTAAAATTTCGTCAGAATCCACCTCAAATGGAAGCAAACAAGATGATCACTCGGAATAGAGGCGACAACAGGAGAGCTCACCTGAGATCAGCTAACCGCCGCTAGGTTTTGATGAGACTCTTGATTCCTATTCAACGATCCCCACGAGTGGAGCACGGAGCGGAGAGAGATCGGCGGGGTCCGAGAAAGAATCGAAAGGAAGCAGCAAGAAGAAGCAATCGACGGGATCGATCGAACCCTCTTAGATCGAGGCGGGtcgcagaagcagcagcagcagcagcggcagcgattCGAGGGTCGGTTTGGGGAGAAAGAAATGCGACAGTCTTGGAGTCGGAAGCAGCGATATAATCTCACGCTTTGGACGTAGTTTGACGGTCAAAAGCGACCGGTTTGTGAGCCTTCGCAGCTGGTGGTGCGCTGGAGACTCATGCTATTTACCATTGCTGTGTTGCCATGTGAATCATGCATGGCTAGTTTAAGCCGCAATCGTAATTTTAAGTTTTAAGTGGCAACTGTAGTTCAATAGCTCATATTCTTCGAGGATGCAATGGACTTCTACCGTGAAGTGTGTGACTTTAAATCTGGACATTATTGAAAATATTACATCTCTTAGTAGGATTTTTTAAAATGCTCTTTTAATaacctttctttttaattatatcGTCGTCACATCATGATTTAACCCCAGACCTCAACCATTTTAAACGAGCAAGCAAACTGTCCCCATTTCCAATTGCAAGTATTCTATTGAGTTACTTGTCTGATTCCGTGTCATGATCGAGCAGCAATAGTTGTTTCCTGGCTCGATCGCCTCTCACCAAATTATTGGATGTTTGTCTTGTCAGCTTTTGCTAGTTACTCATGACTAGCTATAAGACAACTCTGTTATGCTTCCGAGGAAGGGAGAGaaagagaatgatgaagtcacacatgtgctgttttttttttttttggcgggAAAAAAGAGAGATGCAGTAACTTCATATATGGGGCAATCAATCAAGCTGAGCACAGCTAATGATTACTTAAAATGACATGCGATGATTGCTACAAAGGCATCCCTACTAACTGAAATATACAGAGGAACTACACATGCAATTAATTACTAACCAGTTTGATAGAGCATGATACACAAAGTTCAATGCAGTTAGACTAACACACTTTGTCAGATGGAAGTATAAAATAAAAGAAGGATCGATGAGTGCTTGACTAATTAACTACAGCAACAGAGTAGACAAGCATGGAGTCATAAATGTAAATATGGATTTCTCGGACCATAGTCGAATTCTGTTTCAGATGAAGGTAGCATTTGCATAGGCCCTACCACTAGCAGTTATCGAGAAACCAAGTTTCAAGGACTTAACTCTTTGGTTTGCCATTGGAGGAGGAGTGCTGGCAGTAGTTCTTACTGCCTTCCTTTCTTTGAACTGCAACTCGGGCACTTGTATTGCTTTATGCTCTCAGCTTTTGCAGGAGTTATCTTCACGCACTTGCCATGGAACCACCTTTCACATACATCACATGCAATCCAAAACTCATCCGCACTGTAGCTTCCACCACAAGCTCCACAGAGTGTTTCGCTGTGTTCGTCGTCGTCTTCACCGTAACCCTCATCAGCTGTTTTCGAGTTGCTTTTTATCTGGCCATCACTGGTGCGCTATGGGGAAGTAGTTATTGGGCAAGGATTAGGAAGGGAAGCAGAGACATGTGAGAGATTCAAAAATCATTACCTTGGTTGCCGTTTTAGATTTGCTTCCACTGTCCATGCTAGACTTCTCTCTTGATTGTCTCCTGTCTGAAACCACTTCGAAGACAGATGGAAGCTCATTGATCATGCTAAACAAGCGTTTCCTGTTGGCATGGAGGACAAAAAGATGTTTTGTTGTCAAATACAAAGTAATCAATTAGAGTACTGAGCTTCAGTGCTCGTATTTGATGCAATTCATCTtaaatcatgtttttctttttactgCCAAGACATGTAGCTTATCTGAAAGTCCAACAACCAACTAGAGATGTCTTAACAATTAAAAATGAGTGACTTGTGACTGCTGGAGAGATTATTGTCACAAACTTTGACACGACTTTCATCCCTAGAAAGAAACTAATGAATGCAACAATACCCATTTGGTCAAAGATATCTAACATGATGAACTTCAGTACTAGCAACTTTTCTTTTTCAAGTGGTTTTCCTACTAACATCCAATAAGCTCATGGCATCAACGTAAATTTCACTATGAAAACTCTTCCAATTGTGATGTCAGCTATTGAATATAGAGACAGTGACCGTTTAAATTTTAACAagaacagaagaaaaaaaaatgccaAATGATATCATGCATATTTTCTAGAACTTGCCAACGAAGCAAGAATGCTAAACACTTGCAATGACAGATACTCAGTGGGGGATAGGCTGCTTCACCATTAATCAACATTCTGAGTGCTCCCATCTGGACCTAATTCAGTCCA of the Musa acuminata AAA Group cultivar baxijiao chromosome BXJ3-2, Cavendish_Baxijiao_AAA, whole genome shotgun sequence genome contains:
- the LOC103974441 gene encoding PHD finger protein ALFIN-LIKE 2 — its product is MEVGSISSAPRSVEEIYKDYSGRRAGIIRALTNDVDEFYAQCDPEKENLCLYGHPNDSWEVNLPAEEVPPELPEPALGINFARDGMERRDWLSLIAVHSDSWLLSVAFYLGARLNRNERKRLFSMINELPSVFEVVSDRRQSREKSSMDSGSKSKTATKRTSDGQIKSNSKTADEGYGEDDDEHSETLCGACGGSYSADEFWIACDVCERWFHGKCVKITPAKAESIKQYKCPSCSSKKGRQ